Part of the SAR324 cluster bacterium genome, GAGGCTGATTGACAAGTTGGAACACTCCATATTGTGGGACTTCGTTTCCTCGGAATCTGAATTCCTGAATCAAACCAAGTCCGACTTCATACAAGTCTTGAATTCTCTCTCCCTGGATTGAATACCGGTACAAGTCCAAACCATTATTCATCCCCTCTCGACCACCCTGCAAAACGAATTGCTTGCCGATTTTTAAATCGAGATCGGTCCCAACGCGATATTCTACAAAAAAATACTCCAGACTACTTTGAGTACCATCGGCGTGGCCAAATTCTTCAAGATTTGCATCTAGGCTCAACCGAAGACGATAGCTGAATGCTTCACCTAGTCCCCCCCTAACATTCACGTTTCCCCGATCTAGGCGAAAGCCCAATCGAGTTTGTTCTTTACCATCCTTAAATTTCGGGGTTTTTGCATCGTATTCTGCATCTTGCGTCTGAATCTGGAAACTAGTTCTGAATTCAAGATCTACTTCTGGATAATCTTGAGCATGAACTTGTTGGAAAACACCACAGATCAGAAAGATAGAAATTTGTGAGTAAATTATTGAACGAAACATTCTTGCTCCTCAAAAAAATGTACAGAAATATTCAAACTCAATGTCTTTATATTCAGTGATCAAAATCTTGAACTCTT contains:
- a CDS encoding porin, translated to MFRSIIYSQISIFLICGVFQQVHAQDYPEVDLEFRTSFQIQTQDAEYDAKTPKFKDGKEQTRLGFRLDRGNVNVRGGLGEAFSYRLRLSLDANLEEFGHADGTQSSLEYFFVEYRVGTDLDLKIGKQFVLQGGREGMNNGLDLYRYSIQGERIQDLYEVGLGLIQEFRFRGNEVPQYGVFQLVNQPQGNGKSDQNLGYNAAWYGVLGSGLLEPTLQVGFFPKKSEKPVDSCSDLKCLLPEQLISAGTRLNFAEAYLNLDLIHGSYYGISPANKLIEREASTVALEYRVDPKTKPVKSPIPFAKWTYDMVSESRLNSAFLDYRNEISAGIEVYPTTDERLRIHALGAFQNWKVNAGAFNQFLLNMGLSARL